The DNA region ATTCTTGGTGATCTCATAAATGCTCTAGAGATAGAAACAAGTTTTGCCTCCGTAAGACTTAGGTTAAAGGGCATTTCGTATTTAAGAGTTTTTAGGTCAAACAGGTCAAGAGTTTTATCAACTTCATACTCTATTTCTTTTTGTGAGAGATTTGTGTTGTATAGTAGGGGTAACGCTAGGTTAGTGTAAATGTCAATATTGCTGATGAGAAAAACATCCTGGAAGTGGATTGAGATTTTTGTGTGCAACTGCATCATCTTCTCCTTATCTGCTCTTGAGGTATCTATATCTAAAGTAATTACTTTGCCTCTTGTTGGTAGAAGTATACCCTTTATAAGCTTTAGGAAAGTGCTTTTACCGTTACCAGGCTCAGTAACAACGCACACTATCCCTCGTTCAGGCATTGATAAGTTCACTCCCTCTAGTATATAGTTTCTTCCAGTGTATGTAAAGTAGACATTCCTGAACTCTATCAGTGACATTATTTATTTATCCTCCTCAAATTCATCTTCATCAAACGTTTCATCAAAGTCTTCATTGATTTCTTCCTCATATTCATCTCTTGGAAATTCCTCGTAGGAAAAGTCTGATACCGAGAGGGACTCAAATTTTCCTATTTCCTTTATGAATAGAAGTTCTACCGTTCCTACAGGTCCGTTTCTTTGCTTTGATAGTATTATCTCAACAATGTTTTTCTTGTCTGTTGAAGGATTGTAATACTCATCACGGTATAGAAAGGCAACAAGATCGGCATCTTGTTCTATGCTTCCGCTTTCCCTAAGGTCAGAAAGTATTGGTCTTTTGTCAACTCTTTTTTCTACGCTTCTTGAAAGCTGTGAGAGAACTATGACTGGGATGTTTAACTCTTTAGCCAGAGCTTTTAAATTCCTAGAGATGAATCCTATTTCCTCGTTTCTACTTCTTATTACCGAGATTCCTTTTGGAACTTCTATTATCTGGAGATAGTCAATGATTATAGCATCAATTCCTTTCTCTTTGGCAAAGATCTTTCTAGCTTTTGACTTTATGTCAATTATTGAGGCGGAGGGAGTGTCGTCAATAATCACATCTAGGGAAGATAGTCTTATTGCTGCTTCAAGTATGGACTCCCAATCAGACTCCT from Brevinematia bacterium includes:
- a CDS encoding ATP-binding cassette domain-containing protein produces the protein MSLIEFRNVYFTYTGRNYILEGVNLSMPERGIVCVVTEPGNGKSTFLKLIKGILLPTRGKVITLDIDTSRADKEKMMQLHTKISIHFQDVFLISNIDIYTNLALPLLYNTNLSQKEIEYEVDKTLDLFDLKTLKYEMPFNLSLTEAKLVSISRAFMRSPRIILLDEPFSFLDSYYKARLIEIMEENKTTSEIIFTTSDEIYTQNSEFVLYILNEGISNKVCLLDKKTGEEKCFTSRS